ACAAGCTTCACTTTGTATGGAAACGGAAAAGTTATTGGGCGGAAAAGCATTTAACGGACATCCCGAGGTATCCACCTGGACACCCTTTGGTGTTCCCAGGCAGAGGTCATCCCCATCATCAAAGACGCCATCTTCATCGTCATCTGGCCTAAAAGCACCTTCAACACAAATTTCCAGGGAAAAATCTTCCAGGACGCCCCCGTCAGAAGGTACGGTATCCTCAACCTCCAATATCCATTCGCCCAATGTAGATTCCCCGTTTAAAGCCGATAACGACCCCAAAGGTTGTACAATACCCTCAATGGCCGGGTTACCCGAGCAATTTATGGGATCTCCCCCATCATCAAAAACAGCGTTGATATTGTTTAAGTCCCCACAGTTTTTTGAAACCAATGCTACCTTGGTCCCTAAAGGGGAAATCAAAGTTACCACCAGGTCCTCCAAAAAGGTATGGGACAGTTCAAAATTTACATTCACATCCGCTATAACCAAATCTTCGACCAAAAAGATACTGGACGTAACCGTTGGGGTGTCTTCTGCGGAAATCTCCAAAGATTGTTCTTTGGTATTAAAAACCTTGCAATTGACCACAGAGGTGATAAAACTAAAAGGCACCCCAAAAGTCCCTTCCCCACATGGATTGTTGGGTTTTACACGCCAATAATATGTAGTTTCGGGGAGGAGGGCCGAACTTTGATAGAAATTAAAGGATACCCGTGCAGATTCAACGATATCAGTGAACGCTTCATCAGTGGCAATTTCTATATCAAATGATGAAAAGTTAGTGTCTTCCTGCCAGGTAAACTCGGGGTTAATTCGGGTTCCTATGGCTAAATCCTCAGGGAAGGTAAGGACAACATCGTTGAATGTATTGTCCTGTACATTAACCTGTAAAGTGGTAGCGGTAGAAAAACTGGGGCCCGTAGCGATCACCTCAACTTGATGCAATCCCACAGGTACGTTTTCCACATTGCCAAGGGTCAGCGTAACATCCGTACCATTGTCCATAACACTATCCTGTGAGAAAGAAATAGAGAACGGCACCGAAGTGTTTACGGTCAAATCCATTGGCTCCGAAAAACCACCATAGGTTTCATATACGAAAGGAACTACAATAGCATTTGGTTGGCAGGTATTACGGACCAATTGATCAATATTGAGAATGGCCGAAGATTCTTCAATGGTAAACCCCGAACTGTTGACGGCAAAAAAAACATTGTTATTGGCCCTGACCATAATTCTTGCGTTCGTAGTGGCAATTCCGGGTAGTTGAAGTTGTGCAAGACCGGTATTGGGAATATCCTCTGCCAACACTTCGGAAAAACTGGAGCCACCATCCGTTGATAAAAGGATATCCACGGTTTCAGCATTGATGGGAGCCGTATTGGTGTTGGCCACGTCCCAGGTAATGTCCTGCACACTTCCCGCAGTATAGACCTCATTACTATTTTGGGAAGTGACCACAAATGGTCCGGCCCCATTCACAACGCTGATCTTTAAGGAGCCTGAAGCTACTTGTCCACCTTCTGGATTATTGTCCCTTACCGTTACGGCAAAGTTTAGTTCACGCTCCACATTGGCAACAGTCTCCCAGGCATCATTGGTAATTGGATTTAGCTGTTCCAGGTTGCCGCTGAGAATCCGGGAAAGTCGCGGAAAATACCTAAAGGATCTCGTTGTTGGCGGCAACGATCTAAAATTGGCCCCGGAAACGTTGTCGGGACCAAAAGTGGAGCTTATGACCACGCCATCGTCAATTTGTTCCCATGCATAGGTCAGGACATCCCCATCAATATCCGTTGCGTCACCGGTAAGGACAAATGCGGTGCCCTTGGGTATGATATGGTCTGATAACGGATTTAGAATGGGAGGGCTATTTAGTAATGTGGTGTTTTGGGAACAGCTGGTAGTTTCCAAATAATCCTGGATTTGAGCTATGCTGTTATGGTGAAAATAATCGTCCCCATTGGGAGCCACGTTATTGTCGGTCTCCACAATACCGGCATAACCCATAATAGTGGTTCCACTCGCAGGTTCGGATTGGACCCCGGTTCCTTCGGACTGAAAAGACCAAGTATGGTTGGCACCAAATTGATGCCCCAATTCATGGGCCACAAAATCCAAATCGAATAGGTCGCCCTCCGGAACAAGTGCCGAAGCAAATGCACTTCCCTTTCTATTGTCCACACAAACGGAACCTATAAATCCGGCATTGCCGCTATCATTATCCCTGTGGAATAAATGTCCAACGTCATAGTTTTCCTCCCCGATAATGGTACTTAGCGTATTCTGAACTTGGGCGTTGAAGCTACTGGTGTAGGGATCTGTAGCTGCATTGGTAAATATGACCAAATCATTATTGGGAACAAGTTCCAAAGTCACCCCCAAATCTGTTTCAAAAACTTCATTGACCCTCGTAAGGGTTGCATTAATGGCCGTTAGGGCACCCGTAACCGTTCCCCCATGGTAGGTGGTGTACTCGCCAGTTACGGATACGGCTATCCTATATTTCCTGAGAATCCGACCATCCACAAGGTTTTTTGATGTAGGACTATGTTTTAGACCGGATATGCCCATGGTAGAACATATGAAACCGGATTTTTCGGTTGTTCTGGATCCTTGGTGAACATGGTACATGTGGGATGTTCCATCCTCCTTTTCAATGAAACTGCGTACTCCTGTTTTATAGTCCAGCAATGTGCCTTGCAATCCCTTGGGGGAATAACTAAAACGAACTCTTTGTTCCCCATCCAGTGAAGTTCCGGTAAAAGATTGGATCTGTGGATATTTTTTAGCGAGGTCTGGATGGAATACAGGAGTTTCCCTTACCTTAAAAGCACGCAAATTGCCCTGCTGGTCGGGAAGTTGGAGCATTTCGGATTTTTCCACGTCAATTTGTTGGAGGACTTTCCCAAATTGATCCGGACGTAATTCAAAAACAGTCTTTTCACTTGACAACTTGGAAGTACGGTTGGAAACCGAAGATTGCATTTGCCTCCAGTAGCCTTCCTGGGCCAAACCATAAAACCCACTAAAAAGTATGGTTATTGATAAAACAAAGTGTAACTTAGCTTTCATCGAAAAGAGGGCGAAACTTAATCAAAAGTAAGCCTTTTTATTTTTGTCCCGTGGAAACGATCCAAGGCATCTCACAATTCAACTCTCATAAAAACACCGCAATTACCATTGGCACATTTGATGGCGTGCACATTGGCCATAAACGTATCTTGGAACGCCTCATAAATAATGCCAAAAATACAGGAACCAAGTCTACCGTGCTTACTTTTTTTCCGCACCCAAGAATGGTACTCCAAAAAGACTCCGAAATAAAGCTGTTGAACACCCTTGCAGAAAAACAACAGATCTTAAGGGAAATGGGACTGGATTTCCTCATTGTCCATCCGTTTACCAAAGCATTTTCAAGACTCACCGCATTGGAATTTGTGCGTGACCTTTTGGTCAATAAGCTTAAGGTCAAAAGCGTGGTAATTGGGTACGATCACAGATTTGGACGCAATAGAAATGCCAATATCAAGGATCTCATAGGTTTTGGAAATACATTTGATTTTAAGGTTGAAGAAATCCCCGCCCAAGAAATCGACGAAGTTTCGGTAAGTTCAACAAAAATCAGAAATGCATTGCTCAACGGGGATATCGAAACGGCAAACGCCTATCTGGGTTACAAATACATGCTTTCCGGAAAGGTGGTAAGGGGAAAGGGACTTGGAAAGGATTTAGGGTTCCCAACGGCAAATCTAAAAATTGAGGAGGCCTACAAACTCATTCCGCAAAACGGGGCGTACATCATAACCTGCGAATTTGGGAATACAATTACCCAAGGAATGATGAATATAGGGTATAACCCCACTGTAGACGGCAAAAACAAGAATATAGAGGTACACCTTTTTAATGTAGACCAGGACCTATATAACAAGGACCTACAGATACGCCTTATAAAAAAAATCAGGGACGAACAAAAATTTGACTCGCTCCAATCCCTCAGTGATCAATTGAGGACCGATAAAGAAAATGCACTGGAATTCCTGAAAAATGAAATCTATTAACCAGTTCCTCTTCCGTAGAATTGACAATGCCCAGTTGGTGGTTTTCCGGGTCTTTTATGGTATCCTAGTCTGTTGTGAGGCCTTTGGTGCCATTGCCACAGGTTGGGTAAGACGTACGTTTATTGAACCTAAGTTCACTTTTAATTTCATTGGCTTCGAGTGGTTGCAACCACTGCCCGGGGATGGTATGTACTACTATTTTGTAGTTATGGGAATCTTTGGAATCCTTATCACTTTGGGCTATAAGTATCGTTTCAGTGCATTTGCGTTTGCGTTTATGTGGTCCGGGGTATATCTCATGCAAAAAACCTCGTACAATAACCACTACTACCTTTTAATGTTATTGGCATTTATTATGGGGCTTTTACCGGCACACAAAAACCTTTCCCTTGATGCCAGCCGCAATCCCAAGATAAAAAAGGATTGGATGCACAATTGGGTCCGATGGTTGATCATAGCACAACTGTTCATTGTATACACCTATGCGTCCGTAGCAAAACTATATGCCGATTGGCTGGATTTTAGCATCATTGAACTTTTGATGAAAGGAAAAAAAGAGTATTGGTTGATTGGGGAACTGCTTCAGGAGAAATGGTTGCATAAAGCAGTTGCCGTGTTTGGGATTCTCTTTGATCTATTGGTGATTCCCGCCCTATTGTGGAAACCGACCAGAAAGGTTGCCTTTGGCTTTTCCATCTTTTTCCATCTTTTTAACAGTTATGTATTCCGAATTGGGATTTTCCCTTATCTCTCACTGGCATTTTGCGTGTTTTTCTTTGATGCACAGACCATAAGAAACGTATTCTTGAAGAAGAAAAATGCTGATATTCCTTCAAAGTTGGGTTTTCCGAGTGGGTACAAATGGATAACTGGAGCCATAAGTATCTATTTGGTCATACAGCTTCTACTCCCCCTAAGGCACTACACCTTTGAAGATGATGTGCTTTGGACCGAAGAAGGACATCGATTAAGTTGGCGGATGATGTTGCGAACGCGTTCCGGATACACACATTTTAAAGTGGTGAATAAAGCAACCAAGGATACCACATCCGTGGATTTGGATGATTACCTCACAAAAAAGCAACGGCGCAAAACAGGCAGCTATCCGGACTATATTTGGCAATTTGCACAAAGGCTCAAAAAGGAGTATGCCAAAAAAGGAGAGGATGTAAGCGTCTTTGTCACTTCAAGGGTCAAGGTCAATGCAGGGAAGTATCACACCCTCATAGACCCAAATACCGATTTAGCCGCCGTTCCCTGGAAACATTTCTCCCATCATGATTGGATTTTGCCCAGGGAAAATGAAAAATCGAATCCAAAAAAGTAATTTTGCATCCCTAAAGCAAAAACTATGCTTCAGCTGCAGAAAATAAGGGAGAATAAAGAAGCCTATATTGAGGCCTTGGCAAAAAGAAACATTGAAGGGGGCAAACTTCTGGACGATGCGTTACAACTTGATGAAAAACGCCGTGCAACACAAACCGAACTGGATGCCACTTTGGCAAAATCCAATACCCTTTCCAAGGAAATAGGAATGCTCTTTAAAAGTGGCAGGACAGCTGAAGCAAACGCCATAAAAGCTACCACTGCCGAGCTCAAGGAAACGTCCAAAAATCTTGGGGATCAACTTAATCTGGTCTCAAATGAACTTCAGGAACTGTTGTATCAGATTCCCAATATTCCCCATAATTCCGTGCCCAAGGGAAATACCGATGAAGACAATGAGGAGATTTTTAGGGAAGGGGAAATCCCCGAATTGCAGCAAGGGGCACTTCCCCATTGGGAGTTGGCCAAAAAGTATGACATCATAGACTTTGAACTTGGGGTAAAAGTCACTGGTGCGGGCTTTCCTATTTATAAAGGAAAGGGGGCTCGTTTGCAAAGGGCCTTGATTTCCTACTTTTTGGACAAAAACACCGAAGCCGGTTATACCGAAATACAGGTACCACACTTAGTGAACGAGGCTTCAGGCTATGGGACTGGACAGTTACCGGATAAAGAGGGGCAGATGTACCATATTGGGGAAGACAATCTGTATCTGATCCCCACTGCGGAAGTACCGGTCACCAATATTCTTAGGGGCGAAATTTTGAACGCATCCAATTTCCCAATAAAATATACAGGCTATACCCCGTGCTTTAGAAGGGAAGCGGGCAGTTATGGTGCACACGTACGTGGTTTGAACCGACTGCACCAATTTGATAAGGTCGAAATTGTACGGGTAGAGCATCCGGACAACTCCTACCACGCTTTGGATGAGATGGTGGAACATGTCAAAAACATACTAAGGGAATTAAAACTTCCCTACCGTATTCTTAGGCTTTGCGGTGGTGATCTTGGGTTCACTTCTGCCCTGACCTATGACTTTGAAGTATTCTCCACCGCACAGGATCGATGGTTGGAAATCAGTTCCGTTTCCAATTTTGAAACCTATCAGGCCAATCGGTTAAAGCTTCGTTTTAAGGATGCAGATGGGAAACGGCATCTGGCACACACCCTAAATGGCAGTGCTTTGGCCTTACCCCGTGTTTTGGCCGGCATTTTGGAGAACTATCAAACGG
The sequence above is a segment of the Muricauda sp. SCSIO 64092 genome. Coding sequences within it:
- a CDS encoding reprolysin-like metallopeptidase, with the protein product MKAKLHFVLSITILFSGFYGLAQEGYWRQMQSSVSNRTSKLSSEKTVFELRPDQFGKVLQQIDVEKSEMLQLPDQQGNLRAFKVRETPVFHPDLAKKYPQIQSFTGTSLDGEQRVRFSYSPKGLQGTLLDYKTGVRSFIEKEDGTSHMYHVHQGSRTTEKSGFICSTMGISGLKHSPTSKNLVDGRILRKYRIAVSVTGEYTTYHGGTVTGALTAINATLTRVNEVFETDLGVTLELVPNNDLVIFTNAATDPYTSSFNAQVQNTLSTIIGEENYDVGHLFHRDNDSGNAGFIGSVCVDNRKGSAFASALVPEGDLFDLDFVAHELGHQFGANHTWSFQSEGTGVQSEPASGTTIMGYAGIVETDNNVAPNGDDYFHHNSIAQIQDYLETTSCSQNTTLLNSPPILNPLSDHIIPKGTAFVLTGDATDIDGDVLTYAWEQIDDGVVISSTFGPDNVSGANFRSLPPTTRSFRYFPRLSRILSGNLEQLNPITNDAWETVANVERELNFAVTVRDNNPEGGQVASGSLKISVVNGAGPFVVTSQNSNEVYTAGSVQDITWDVANTNTAPINAETVDILLSTDGGSSFSEVLAEDIPNTGLAQLQLPGIATTNARIMVRANNNVFFAVNSSGFTIEESSAILNIDQLVRNTCQPNAIVVPFVYETYGGFSEPMDLTVNTSVPFSISFSQDSVMDNGTDVTLTLGNVENVPVGLHQVEVIATGPSFSTATTLQVNVQDNTFNDVVLTFPEDLAIGTRINPEFTWQEDTNFSSFDIEIATDEAFTDIVESARVSFNFYQSSALLPETTYYWRVKPNNPCGEGTFGVPFSFITSVVNCKVFNTKEQSLEISAEDTPTVTSSIFLVEDLVIADVNVNFELSHTFLEDLVVTLISPLGTKVALVSKNCGDLNNINAVFDDGGDPINCSGNPAIEGIVQPLGSLSALNGESTLGEWILEVEDTVPSDGGVLEDFSLEICVEGAFRPDDDEDGVFDDGDDLCLGTPKGVQVDTSGCPLNAFPPNNFSVSIQSEACRGNNDGSVSISALDTAIDYTATLTGNGIDVSNQFTEETQFINLGSGTYQLCINGSDGSINYRETCFEIVIEEPEELSVLANLLANEDKVSLRMSGGEFYTIELNGLATQTTESEITLNLNKGLNQLKVSTGLVCQGVFETQFFVGDAPVLLPNPTSDWVTITSQFQNQDVMVNVFGSDGRLVMQRLKRPTNFNFDLDVTRLSNGLYYLVMESNGVSLTTKMIKR
- a CDS encoding bifunctional riboflavin kinase/FAD synthetase; the encoded protein is METIQGISQFNSHKNTAITIGTFDGVHIGHKRILERLINNAKNTGTKSTVLTFFPHPRMVLQKDSEIKLLNTLAEKQQILREMGLDFLIVHPFTKAFSRLTALEFVRDLLVNKLKVKSVVIGYDHRFGRNRNANIKDLIGFGNTFDFKVEEIPAQEIDEVSVSSTKIRNALLNGDIETANAYLGYKYMLSGKVVRGKGLGKDLGFPTANLKIEEAYKLIPQNGAYIITCEFGNTITQGMMNIGYNPTVDGKNKNIEVHLFNVDQDLYNKDLQIRLIKKIRDEQKFDSLQSLSDQLRTDKENALEFLKNEIY
- a CDS encoding HTTM domain-containing protein encodes the protein MKSINQFLFRRIDNAQLVVFRVFYGILVCCEAFGAIATGWVRRTFIEPKFTFNFIGFEWLQPLPGDGMYYYFVVMGIFGILITLGYKYRFSAFAFAFMWSGVYLMQKTSYNNHYYLLMLLAFIMGLLPAHKNLSLDASRNPKIKKDWMHNWVRWLIIAQLFIVYTYASVAKLYADWLDFSIIELLMKGKKEYWLIGELLQEKWLHKAVAVFGILFDLLVIPALLWKPTRKVAFGFSIFFHLFNSYVFRIGIFPYLSLAFCVFFFDAQTIRNVFLKKKNADIPSKLGFPSGYKWITGAISIYLVIQLLLPLRHYTFEDDVLWTEEGHRLSWRMMLRTRSGYTHFKVVNKATKDTTSVDLDDYLTKKQRRKTGSYPDYIWQFAQRLKKEYAKKGEDVSVFVTSRVKVNAGKYHTLIDPNTDLAAVPWKHFSHHDWILPRENEKSNPKK
- the serS gene encoding serine--tRNA ligase encodes the protein MLQLQKIRENKEAYIEALAKRNIEGGKLLDDALQLDEKRRATQTELDATLAKSNTLSKEIGMLFKSGRTAEANAIKATTAELKETSKNLGDQLNLVSNELQELLYQIPNIPHNSVPKGNTDEDNEEIFREGEIPELQQGALPHWELAKKYDIIDFELGVKVTGAGFPIYKGKGARLQRALISYFLDKNTEAGYTEIQVPHLVNEASGYGTGQLPDKEGQMYHIGEDNLYLIPTAEVPVTNILRGEILNASNFPIKYTGYTPCFRREAGSYGAHVRGLNRLHQFDKVEIVRVEHPDNSYHALDEMVEHVKNILRELKLPYRILRLCGGDLGFTSALTYDFEVFSTAQDRWLEISSVSNFETYQANRLKLRFKDADGKRHLAHTLNGSALALPRVLAGILENYQTENGIAIPEVLVPYCGFEVID